The Actinocorallia herbida DNA window TGCTCGACGGGAAGCCGGTGCGCGGGATCGGCGCGGCGGTGGCGCGCGGGATCGGGCTCGCCCCCGAGGAGCGCAAGGCACAGGCCCTCCTTCTGGACGAGAGCGTCACCCGGAACATCACGCTGAGCGGGCTCGGCCGCTATGCCAGGTTCGGCTGGCTCGACCGCCGCCGGGAGCGCGCCGAGGCCGTCGCCCAGATCGACGCGCTCGGCCTCCGCCCCGCCGACCCGGACCGTCCGATCCGCACCCTTTCCGGCGGCAACCAGCAGAAGGCCGTGCTCGCCCGCTGGCTCCTGGACCGCCGCAGGCTCCTCCTGCTGGACGAGCCCACCCGGGGCGTCGACGTCGGCGCGCGGGCCGATCTCTACGCCGTCATCCGCGCCCTCGCCGACGACGGGATCGGCGTCCTGCTCGTCTCCAGTGAACTACCCGAGGTCCTCGGCCTCGCCGACCGCGTCGTCGTCCTGCGCGAGGGCAGAGCGGTGCGCACCGCCCCCGCGGCCGACCTCGACGAACACCGCGTCCTCGACATGATCATGGAAGGAAGCGCGCTGTGAAGGGCTCCCCCACCCTCGCCGCCCCGAAGGCCCTCGCCGTCTCCCTCACGGGCCTCCGCGCCGGACGCCGCCACCTCGGCCTGCTCGCGGCGCTCGCGCTGCTCGCCCTCGTCGGGCTGCTCACCCGGCCCGACTCCTTCGCCACCTCGGCCAATCTCGTGAGCGTCCTCGCGCTCGCCTCGACGATCGGCGTCATCACCGTCGGGATGACGTTCGTCATCATCGGCGGCGGCATCGACCTGTCGGTCGGCGCGGTGATGGCGCTCGCCTCGGTGTGGGCGACGACCCTGGCGACCCAGTCGTACGGGCCGGTCGTCATGGCGGTCTGCGCGATCCTCGTCGGAACCGGGGCCGGGGCCGTCAGCGGGCTGCTCGTCGCCTACGGGCGGATGGTCCCGTTCATCGCGACGCTGGCGATGATGGTCGCCGCGAGCGGGCTCGCGCAGCGGCTGTCGGACCGCAAGACCCAGCTCGTCAAGCCCGAGAACGACGCGATCGTGGCGCTGTCGATCGAGCGGTTCCTCGGGCTGCCGATCCTCGTCTACGTCTTCGCCGCGGTCGTCGCGGCGGGCTGGGTGCTGCTCAACCGCACCACGTTCGGCCGCCGCACCTACGCGGTCGGCGGCAACCCCGAGGCGGCGCGGCTCGCCGGGATCGACGTGCGGCGGCACACGCTGCTGCTGTACGCGCTGTCCGGGTTCTGCTGCGGCGTCGCCGCGCTCCTCATCATGGCCCGCACGACGACGGGCTCCTCTACCCACGGCAACCTCTACGAACTCGACGCCATCGCCGCGGTCATCATCGGCGGCACCCTGCTCACCGGGGGCCGCGGCACCATCATCGGCTCGATCCTCGGGCTGCTGATCTTCACCGTCATCACGAATCTCTTCATCCTCAACGGGCTCAACACCAGCGACCAGCTCGTCGCCAAGGGCCTGATCATCGTCGCCGCGGTGCTGCTCCAGCGCCGCAGCCTCCCCGGCACCACGTGACCTCCTTCCCCTCCCCCCACCCATCAGCAAGGAGAACCATGTCCAAGCTAGGACGCCGCGGCTTCCTGTTCAGCGGGGCGGTCGTGGGCACCGCCGCCCTCGCCACCGCCTGCACCGGCAACGACCCCGAGGCCTCCGCGCCCGCGGCCCCCGCCGCCGCCGCGACGGGCGCCAACGACGAGCCGGGCGCGAAGGTCGTCATCGGCTTCTCCGCGCCCGCCGCCGACCACGGCTGGATCGCGGCCATCGCCAAGAACGCCGAGGCCACCGCCGGCCAGTACTCCGACGTGGAGTTCAAGGCGGTCGAGCCGACCAACGACATCAACACCCAGATCGCCGCCGTCGAGTCGCTCATCGCGGCGAAGGTGAACGCGCTCGTGCTGCTGCCGAACGACGGCCAGCAGCTCAACCAGATCGCGCGCAAGGCCAGCGACGCGGGCATCCCCGTCGTCAACCTCGACCGGATCTTCCCCGACAAGCTCTCCTACCGGACGTGGATCGGCGGCGACAACTACGGCATGGGCGTCGCGGCCGGGCACTACGTCGGCGCGAAGCTCAAGGAGAAGGGCGTCGCGAAGCCCGTCATCCTGGAGATCCAGGGCATCGCGACGCTCCCGCTCACCCAGGACCGGTCGAAGGGCTTCGCCGACGCGCTCAAGACCTACGGGTTCACCGTCACCGCCCAGCAGGCCGCGCAGTTCACCGTGCAGTCCGGCAACGAGGTCACCGGCAACCTGCTCCAGGCGCACAAGAAGATCGACGCGATCTGGAACCACGATGACGATCAGGGCGTCGGCGTCCTCGCGGCCATCAAGGAGGCGGGCCGCACCGAGTTCTTCCTCGTGGGCGGCGCCGGGTCGGCCAACGCGATGCGGGAGATCCAGTCGGGCTCCAGCGTGCTGGAGGCGACCGTCACCTACAGCCCGACGATGGCGTCGTCGGCCGTGAAGCTCGCCAGGCTCATCGCGCAGGGCAAGGGCATGAGCGACCTCGTCGAGCACCAGGTGCCGCAGTCGATCACGCTGGCCTCGGAGACCATCACCAAGGACAACGTGGACACCTACCTGCCGCTCGGCTTCGAATCCTGAGCCGGTTCGCATCCGGAGAAGAAAGGGACCACACGTGACCGACGACAGGCCCACGCTCGGGGTCGGCATGGTCGGGTACGCCTTCATGGGCCGCGTCCACGCGCAGGCGTGGCGCAGCGTCGGGGCGTTCTTCGACCTGCCGGTGCGGGCTTCGATGACGGTCCTCGCGGGGCGGTCGCGGCGCGTCGAGCGCGCCGCGGCCGACCTCGGCTGGGCGCACGCGGTGACCGACTGGCGCGACCTCGTCGCACGCGACGACGTGCACATCGTGGACATCTGCGCGCCCGGCGACGCGCACGCCGAGATCGCCCTCGCGGCGCTCGCGGCGGGCAAGCACGTGCTGTGCGAGAAGCCGCTGGCCAACACCGTCGCCGAGGCCGAGGAGATGGCCGAGGCGGCGCAGCAGGCCGAGGCGCACGGGGTGCTCAGCATGGTCGGGTTCAACTACCGGCGGGTCCCGGCCGTCGCGTACGCGCGGCGGCTCGTCGCCTCGGGACGGCTGGGCTCGATCCGGCACGTGCGCGCGACGTACCTTCAGGACTGGATCGTCGATCCCGCCCATCCGCTGGTCTGGCGGCTGGACCGGGCGCGGGCCGGGTCGGGGGCGCTCGGCGACATCGGCGCGCACATCATCGACCTGGCCCAGTTCGTCACGGGAGAGGCGGTCACGGGGGTCTCGGCGCTCACCGAGACCTTCGTCAAGGAACGCCCGCTCGCCGACGGTCCGGGCAGCGGGCCCGTCACGGTCGACGACGCCGCGGTGTTCCTCGCCCGGATGTCCGGAGGGGCGCTGGCGACGTTCGAGGCGACCCGGTTCGCCGCGGGCCGGAAGAACGCGCTGCGCCTGGAGATCAACGGATCCCTCGGCAGCCTCGCCTTCGACTTCGAAAGGCTCAACGAACTCGAGTTCCACGACCACACCCTTCCGCCGGAGGAAGCCGGGTTCCGGCGCATCCTCGCGACGGAGCCGGGCCACCCGTACGCCGCGGCCTGGTGGCCGCCAGGGCACGGACTCGGCTACGAGCACACGTTCACCCACGAGATCCGCGACTTCCTGGACTGCGTCGCCGCCGGGAAACCGCCCAGCCCGTCCTTCGCCGACGGGCTCCAGGTCCAGCGCGTCCTGGCCGCCGTCGAAGCGAGCGCGGCGGCCTCCAGCGTCTGGACACCGATCCCCACCTGACCCCACCCGACCCCGCCGTCCGGCCCGGTGACGGGCTCCCCGGCGAAGCGGGGCTCCCCAAGAGCCCGTCCACCGGGCCCCTGAACACAGCCCGGTGACGGGCTCCCCGGCGAAGCCGGGCTCTCAAGAGCCCGTCCACCGGGCCCCTGAACACAGCCCGGTGACGGGCTCCCCGGCGAAGCCGGGCTCTCAAGAGCCCGACACCGGGTCCAGTGAGTACGGGCGGGACCCGGGTCCCCGTGCGGCCGTCGCGTCGAGACGCCGCGCGGGGAGTGCCACCCCGGATCCCGCCCGGACCACCGGACGTTCCGGTACGTCACGGGAGCAGTCAGTTGACCGATGTACCGCGCTGCCCGATCTCCTAGCGTCATGGCATGACACCAGCCATGACGACCGCACCGCCACCGCGTCGCCTGGCCGTCCGGGCCCGGCTGCTCCCACGGGTCGAGGGGCTGCGCCTGGCCGCGTGCAACCAGGGTCTCTCGCCCGGACTCGACCTCAGCGGGGACTGGTGCCTCGTGCAGCCGCTCGAAGGCGGCGACGTGGTCCTGTCGGTGGGCGACGTCGTCGGCCACGGTCTGCCCGCGACCGCCGCCATGCTCGCGCTGCGGCACGCCCTCGCCGGGTTCGCCGCCGCGGGGCACCCGCCCGCGACCGTCCTCCGCCTCCTCAACGACGCGGTGTGCGCCCGGCACCCCGACGTCACCGCGACCGCGGTCGTCGCCCGCTTCCGTCCGTCGACCGGCACCGTGACGTGGGCCAGGGCCGGGCATCCCCCGATCCTGCTCACCGACGCCTCGGGCGCCCGTCCCCTGCCCGCGCCCGACGGCCTCCTCCTGGGCGCCTTCCCCGACCAGCGCTACGACCAGCGGGCTCTCCGCCTCCCGCCCGGCGCGACCCTCTGCCTCTACACCGACGGCATGGTCGAGCGCCCCCACGGCATCGAGCAGGGCATCGCGGCCCTCCGCGCCCGTCTGGCCGCCGCGCCCCGCGCTCCGGAGGCCGCGCTCGCCGCCCTCGACTTCACCGACCGGCGGGACGACGCGTGCGTCCTCCTCGCCCAGCGCACCTCCCCCGCCCGTCCGCTCGGCCGTGCCCTGCCCTTCCGGAGCCCCTTCCTTTCCTGAGCGCGGCGGCGCGGCGGCGCCGCTTCGGGGGCTCGGCGCAAGACGATCGAACGAAGCGACGGGTTTCGCCGTCTCCATTGTCGGGGCGTTCCCGGGCGGGGGTCCGGGCGTCCCAGAGCGCTGGGGAACGCCGTGCTCCGGCGTGCCGTATCGGCAACGGACTTTGCTGGACCGGGAGGTCAAGGGTGGGTGAGCGCGGGCTGCGCGACGACTACGACGTGGTGGTCGTCGGCGGGGGCGAGGCGGGCCTGAGCGGGGCGTTGACGCTCGCGCGGGCACGCCGGTCGGTCCTCGTGTACGACGTGGGGGGCGGCCGCGACGCGACGATGGTGGTCGAGGTGCGCAGGCACGGGGGCAGGGTCGTGCAGGGCGAGGTGGCCGCGGTCGGCCGGCGCCTCGGCCGCTTCTCCGTGCTGCTCGCGGACGGACGGCGGGTCTCGGCGCGCCGGGTGCTCGTGGCGACGGGCGCGGAGGACGAACTGCCCTCGATCGACGGGCTCGCCGCGCGGTGGGGGCGCGACGCCGTCGACTGCCCCTACCGGCACGGCTGGGCGGTGCGCGACACGGCGATCGGGG harbors:
- a CDS encoding ABC transporter permease; translation: MKGSPTLAAPKALAVSLTGLRAGRRHLGLLAALALLALVGLLTRPDSFATSANLVSVLALASTIGVITVGMTFVIIGGGIDLSVGAVMALASVWATTLATQSYGPVVMAVCAILVGTGAGAVSGLLVAYGRMVPFIATLAMMVAASGLAQRLSDRKTQLVKPENDAIVALSIERFLGLPILVYVFAAVVAAGWVLLNRTTFGRRTYAVGGNPEAARLAGIDVRRHTLLLYALSGFCCGVAALLIMARTTTGSSTHGNLYELDAIAAVIIGGTLLTGGRGTIIGSILGLLIFTVITNLFILNGLNTSDQLVAKGLIIVAAVLLQRRSLPGTT
- a CDS encoding ABC transporter substrate-binding protein, whose protein sequence is MSKLGRRGFLFSGAVVGTAALATACTGNDPEASAPAAPAAAATGANDEPGAKVVIGFSAPAADHGWIAAIAKNAEATAGQYSDVEFKAVEPTNDINTQIAAVESLIAAKVNALVLLPNDGQQLNQIARKASDAGIPVVNLDRIFPDKLSYRTWIGGDNYGMGVAAGHYVGAKLKEKGVAKPVILEIQGIATLPLTQDRSKGFADALKTYGFTVTAQQAAQFTVQSGNEVTGNLLQAHKKIDAIWNHDDDQGVGVLAAIKEAGRTEFFLVGGAGSANAMREIQSGSSVLEATVTYSPTMASSAVKLARLIAQGKGMSDLVEHQVPQSITLASETITKDNVDTYLPLGFES
- a CDS encoding Gfo/Idh/MocA family protein; the protein is MTDDRPTLGVGMVGYAFMGRVHAQAWRSVGAFFDLPVRASMTVLAGRSRRVERAAADLGWAHAVTDWRDLVARDDVHIVDICAPGDAHAEIALAALAAGKHVLCEKPLANTVAEAEEMAEAAQQAEAHGVLSMVGFNYRRVPAVAYARRLVASGRLGSIRHVRATYLQDWIVDPAHPLVWRLDRARAGSGALGDIGAHIIDLAQFVTGEAVTGVSALTETFVKERPLADGPGSGPVTVDDAAVFLARMSGGALATFEATRFAAGRKNALRLEINGSLGSLAFDFERLNELEFHDHTLPPEEAGFRRILATEPGHPYAAAWWPPGHGLGYEHTFTHEIRDFLDCVAAGKPPSPSFADGLQVQRVLAAVEASAAASSVWTPIPT
- a CDS encoding PP2C family protein-serine/threonine phosphatase, translating into MTPAMTTAPPPRRLAVRARLLPRVEGLRLAACNQGLSPGLDLSGDWCLVQPLEGGDVVLSVGDVVGHGLPATAAMLALRHALAGFAAAGHPPATVLRLLNDAVCARHPDVTATAVVARFRPSTGTVTWARAGHPPILLTDASGARPLPAPDGLLLGAFPDQRYDQRALRLPPGATLCLYTDGMVERPHGIEQGIAALRARLAAAPRAPEAALAALDFTDRRDDACVLLAQRTSPARPLGRALPFRSPFLS